A genomic window from Paenibacillus sp. FSL K6-0276 includes:
- a CDS encoding glycoside hydrolase family 2 TIM barrel-domain containing protein, whose translation MKQQVERGVAPSLEWLSDPSIYAVGRIHAHSDHRYYETTVEAEGLGEMPWRYSLNGSWKFSYSHNAMERQAHFYKENVSCRGWDDIEVPGHIQLQGFGKPQYVNTMYPWDGHEHLRPPMISEDHNPVGSYVKYFVVPAGWEQRPLYISFQGVESAFYIWLNGEFVGYSEDSFTPSKFDLTPYLKEGENKLAVEVYQRSTGSWLEDQDFWRFSGIFRDVYLYTVPDVHVRDLHVQSDLDEQFEQGTVTAELQLMGKPASKVLLELKDKAGNLVVCRETGVSGDSVSLALEGSKVHLWSAEDPNLYTLYVSVYNAAGDLMEVVPQKVGFRKFEMIDKIMHLNGKRIVFKGVNRHEFNSRFGRSITKEDMIWDIKTLKQANINAVRTSHYPNETLWYELCDEYGVYVIDEMNLESHGSWQKMGIVEPSWNIPGSKPEWQDIVMDRAISMVERDKNHPSILIWSCGNESFAGEVIRNVANYFREKDSTRLVHYEGVFHNRDYDDASDMESRMYAKAADIEIYLKENPLKPYISCEYMHAMGNSVGGLHKYTELEQKYLMYQGGFIWDFMDQVIVKNDRYGKPYMAYGGDFDDRSTDYNFSGNGIVYADRRWSPKMQEVKFLYQNIKLSPDCHGVTIRNENLFVGLDAYKLNYCLNYEGREFHRGNVFAQVKPGEERYVELDLPETNQSGEYSLDVSLVLKEDSLWANAGYEIAFGQHVFQVENKLTDEATTHTKVTPVVNDFRVVEGDVNIGVHGRDFSVMFSKQAGTLISVKYSGREMISSPPAPLFWRAMTDNDKGAGMHFDSSPWFAASLTRRTLSFELMEEEDRATVTYVYKLSVSEEVRVSVIYTVFSDGSIRIKSRYHGEPGLPQFPLFALTFKVPADYYQLNWYANGPEENYIDRAFGARLCRFHNHAVDNVSSYLVPQESGNRTGVREVTITNDHGQGIIISAPVAAPVEANISPYTAMELENATHHYELPNIHHTVVTIAGRQMGVGGDDSWGAPVLDEYQIDPSVDMDFEFTIRRA comes from the coding sequence ATGAAGCAGCAGGTTGAACGGGGCGTCGCTCCAAGTCTGGAATGGTTGTCAGACCCTTCTATTTATGCAGTAGGCAGAATACACGCGCACTCCGATCATCGGTATTACGAAACAACAGTTGAAGCCGAAGGGCTTGGAGAAATGCCTTGGCGCTATAGCCTGAACGGAAGTTGGAAATTTAGTTACTCCCACAATGCTATGGAACGGCAGGCGCATTTTTATAAGGAGAATGTGTCCTGCAGAGGGTGGGATGATATTGAGGTTCCGGGACATATCCAACTTCAGGGTTTTGGGAAACCCCAGTACGTAAATACGATGTACCCATGGGATGGTCATGAGCATCTTAGACCTCCGATGATATCTGAGGACCATAATCCTGTAGGTAGCTATGTGAAATATTTTGTAGTACCTGCGGGCTGGGAACAACGTCCATTGTATATCTCTTTTCAGGGAGTTGAATCCGCTTTTTATATATGGCTAAATGGAGAGTTTGTTGGCTATAGCGAAGATAGCTTTACACCGAGTAAATTTGATCTGACACCGTATTTGAAGGAAGGTGAGAATAAGCTGGCGGTTGAGGTCTATCAGCGCAGTACCGGGAGTTGGCTGGAGGATCAGGACTTCTGGCGCTTCTCTGGGATCTTTCGCGACGTGTATCTATATACTGTGCCTGATGTTCATGTGCGGGATCTTCATGTTCAGTCCGATCTGGATGAGCAGTTTGAGCAGGGAACGGTGACAGCTGAGCTGCAGTTGATGGGTAAGCCAGCTTCGAAAGTGCTCCTTGAGCTTAAGGATAAAGCAGGAAATCTTGTAGTTTGTAGGGAGACTGGAGTTTCAGGTGATTCCGTTTCGCTTGCGCTTGAGGGATCAAAGGTTCATCTGTGGAGCGCAGAAGATCCTAATTTGTATACCCTTTACGTATCTGTATACAACGCAGCCGGGGATCTTATGGAAGTCGTGCCGCAAAAGGTTGGTTTTCGAAAATTCGAAATGATAGATAAGATTATGCACTTAAATGGTAAACGTATTGTATTCAAAGGTGTCAATCGACACGAGTTTAATTCCCGCTTCGGTCGCAGCATTACGAAAGAGGATATGATATGGGATATAAAGACTTTGAAACAAGCGAATATCAACGCTGTACGGACGTCGCACTATCCGAATGAAACACTCTGGTACGAGCTGTGTGATGAATACGGTGTCTATGTTATTGACGAGATGAATTTAGAGTCGCATGGATCATGGCAGAAAATGGGGATCGTAGAACCGTCTTGGAACATACCAGGCAGTAAGCCTGAATGGCAAGATATCGTAATGGACCGTGCCATTTCTATGGTAGAGAGAGACAAGAACCATCCATCGATTCTGATTTGGTCCTGTGGCAATGAGTCTTTTGCTGGAGAAGTCATTCGGAATGTAGCGAATTATTTTCGAGAGAAGGACTCCACCCGTTTGGTTCATTATGAAGGGGTATTCCATAACCGCGATTATGATGATGCGAGCGATATGGAGAGCCGGATGTATGCGAAAGCAGCAGATATCGAAATATATTTAAAAGAGAATCCATTAAAGCCATATATTAGCTGTGAATATATGCATGCGATGGGTAATTCCGTCGGAGGCCTGCATAAATACACAGAGTTAGAACAGAAGTATCTAATGTATCAAGGTGGATTCATCTGGGATTTCATGGACCAGGTTATCGTAAAAAATGATCGATATGGCAAACCCTACATGGCTTATGGTGGAGACTTCGATGACCGTTCAACCGATTACAACTTCTCCGGAAATGGAATAGTGTATGCGGATCGGAGATGGTCTCCGAAAATGCAGGAAGTGAAATTTCTGTATCAGAACATCAAACTGTCCCCGGATTGCCATGGCGTTACCATCAGAAATGAGAACTTATTTGTTGGCTTGGATGCTTATAAATTAAATTATTGTCTGAATTATGAGGGCAGGGAATTCCATCGTGGAAATGTATTCGCCCAGGTTAAACCCGGAGAAGAAAGATATGTAGAACTTGATTTACCAGAGACTAATCAGTCTGGTGAGTATAGTTTAGATGTTTCTCTTGTGCTCAAGGAAGATTCGTTATGGGCGAACGCAGGTTATGAAATCGCTTTTGGACAGCATGTTTTTCAAGTGGAGAACAAGTTGACAGATGAGGCTACAACACATACTAAGGTAACCCCTGTTGTGAATGATTTTCGCGTAGTTGAAGGGGACGTAAATATTGGCGTTCATGGTCGTGACTTCTCCGTTATGTTCTCAAAGCAGGCTGGTACACTAATATCCGTCAAATATTCGGGACGGGAAATGATCTCGTCGCCGCCGGCACCGCTCTTTTGGAGAGCTATGACAGACAACGACAAGGGTGCGGGAATGCATTTCGACTCTTCCCCTTGGTTTGCAGCAAGTTTGACGCGAAGAACGTTAAGTTTTGAGCTTATGGAAGAAGAAGACCGAGCGACTGTGACTTACGTCTATAAACTGAGTGTGTCAGAGGAAGTTCGAGTAAGTGTAATTTACACGGTGTTCTCCGATGGAAGCATAAGGATAAAATCACGCTACCATGGAGAACCGGGTTTACCGCAGTTTCCCCTCTTCGCTTTAACCTTCAAGGTGCCTGCGGATTATTACCAGCTGAATTGGTATGCGAATGGGCCGGAAGAGAATTATATTGACCGTGCGTTTGGTGCGAGATTATGTCGCTTTCACAATCATGCGGTGGACAATGTGTCGTCCTATTTGGTACCGCAGGAATCGGGAAACCGCACAGGTGTGCGAGAGGTAACAATAACCAACGACCATGGTCAAGGGATCATAATATCGGCACCAGTCGCAGCCCCTGTTGAAGCCAATATATCGCCATATACGGCAATGGAGCTGGAGAATGCGACGCATCATTATGAGCTGCCGAACATTCATCATACCGTTGTTACGATTGCTGGTCGTCAAATGGGTGTAGGCGGCGATGACAG